A portion of the Misgurnus anguillicaudatus chromosome 16, ASM2758022v2, whole genome shotgun sequence genome contains these proteins:
- the LOC129422026 gene encoding uncharacterized protein: MQSEDPAKEVIEEFEEMHPANISSDNDETADDQSIHLFLDSSDSESGQDDEDISCCVDDFVDEEGEILAEEQSEAYPHIQDGEGHGRDQARSEKPEHLLMMNLLAMMKLTGILRDDFLQYVVCPKCMTVYMLTETYELRRDGTKVCRTCGHIPFYNHPKQRSALRKKCGSALLRKATYSSGEEYVHPIHSYCYKSVVQSLGGLVKRPGFEEKLEEWPKLEMPKGVLGDVYDGQVWQDTSM; encoded by the exons ATGCAATCCGAGGACCCAGCAAAAGAAGTGATTGAAGAATTTGAAGAAATGCACCCAGCGAATATCAGTTCAGACAACG acgaaacagcaGATGACCAAAGCATTCATCTTTTCCTGGACTCCAGTGATTCAGAGTCAGGGCAAGATGATGAAGACATCTCCTGTTGTGTG GATGACTTTGTGGATGAAGAAGGGGAAATCCTTGCTGAGGAGCAGAGTGAAGCCTATCCTCATATACAAGATGGGGAGGGGCATGGAAGAGATCAGGCCAGAAGTGAAAAACCAGAACACTTGTTGATGATGAACCTTTTGGCCATGATGAAATTGACTGGTATCCTCCGTGACGACTTCTTACAGTATGtggtttgtccaaaatgtatgACAGTGTACATGCTTACTGAAACCTATGAGCTCAGACGGGATGGTACAAAGGTTTGCAGGACTTGTGGTCATATCCCATTCTACAATCACCCAAAGCAGAGGTCTGCATTAAGGAAGAAATGTGGCTCTGCCTTGTTAAGAAAGGCTACATATTCGAGCGGTGAAGAGTATGTCCATCCAATACATTCCTACTGTTACAAGAGTGTTGTGCAGTCTCTGGGAGGACTTGTTAAAAGACCTGGATTTGAAGAGAAATTGGAAGAATGGCCAAAGCTGGAAATGCCAAAGGGTGTGTTAGGAGATGTATATGATGGACAAGTATGGCAGGATACCAGTATGTGA